CCATGATTGACTACAGGTCTTATGGGTGAAGCCAAACGACGCAAAGCACTGGGCCTGATGCCCACCGTCCATCCCTTCGAGGCGCAGCTTGGCCCGGCCGACGAGATCACGCTGGTGCGGGGGCCAGACGACGCCGGGCTGACGCGGACCGTTGTGGACGCCCTACGAGCCACGCAGTCGAGCGGGCCGGCCTGGGCCAGCGAGTACCGCACGTCGCTGGTGCTGTCGGGCGGCCACGCCGGAATCCTGACCACCCCGGAGGACGTGGAGGCCGTGCCTGTGCCGGACCTGCGCCGCATCACAGGCGAGCTGGCGCTGGGGCCGCAGGGGGCCAGCAGCGAGCAGGTGTCCATTCCGGTGGAGGGCGGCGCGATCCGCCTGCGCGAGCAACGGCACTCCTTCGACGGGACGCGCTGGGAGACGCTGGGCGCGCCGCGCAGCCCCCAGCAGGTGATGGCGGCGCTTCAGAACAACCCGGCCTTCAACCTTCAGGGCGAGCCCATCGGGCAGTTCCAGGCCGAACACTGGCAGGCCGGACGCATCGACATCGAACCCGACCCGCCCGCCGAGTTGCTGGAGGCCCTGGAAGACGTGGTGCGCGAGTGGGACGGCGAGACCGAGGCGCTGTGGGCCGAGCTTCACCGCGAGCGCATGGAAGACCGCGCCGCCCCGGTGCCGCTGGTGCGCCGCAGCACCTTCGAGTTGCGCCGCCCCGCCCCGCTGCAAAACCCGCTGGGCGGCGTGTTCGCCATCCGCGCGGGCGTGGAATTCATGCCGGTCATGGAGGCCGATGCCTACAGCCTGGACGGCGAGACCTGGGCCAGTTACGCGGACCCGGACGCCGAGGTGGACGGCGGCCACCTGCCGCCCGAACTCGCCAGCATCTTCGACCTGGAGACCGTGGGCGTGACGGTCCACGCTGACGGACGCGTCGACTTCGAGGAGGACGTGCCGGAGGAGCACCGGGAGCGCATCCAGGCCGAGCTGCGGGACGCCACCGGGGCTGGAAACGCGGCGGAGTGGGCCGAATGGACCACCCAGATGTTGAGTGAGACGTACGGCGACGAGTTGGAGGTGCCAGAAGGCCAGAGGCTGCCCGTCCCTGTCGCTGTGCGCCTGGACCTGCCCGAGGACGCCCTGCAGGACCCCGATCCGCTGTCGCAGACCTTCATGGAATCCGAGGTCACCTTCGACGGCGCGCAGTGGCGCGACCTGTTCGACGACGTACCGCCGGAACTGGCCGCCTTCCTCGCGCCGGCCGAGGCTGGGGAAGGGCAAGGGGAAGACCAGCTGAACTGAGCCGGGGCGCCTGGTCCCCTTACGGTGCGCTCAGCCACGCCCGCGCCTCGGCCTCGCTGCGGACGAAACGGATCAAGGGGTGGCGGGCGTGTTCGTGGGCCAGCTCGGCGAAGCGTTCACCGTAAGCGGTGGGGTCCGCCAGCACCAGCGCCACGCGCAACCGGTAGTTCGTGAATTTCTGAAACGCCTCGCCGGCCAGCCCGCTCTGCAACTGGAAAAACTCCGGCGACACGTCAGTCTCAGTCAGGATCAGGCCGTCCAGACCGTAGGCGGCGCCGATCACCCCGTTGAGGTCCTCCGGCGTGTGGATGGACAGCCCCAGCTCGTGGGCGCTGCGGATCACGGGGGACTGGTCTGCAGTCATGCTGAGCCCAGCGTAGCAAATGCCGCTTTCTGCCAAAATGCCCGCATGACCCACCCCGGTGACCGCCCGAACGACGACCGCAGCCAGCGTGCCCAGCTGGCCCTCGCCCGATTGCTGCCCAAGCTGTTTCGGGGCGGGCAGGCGTTTGTGGGCGTGGAGGCCAGCCTGAGCGGCCTGGACGCGCAGACGGCGACCCGCGTGCCGGACAGGCTGCCGCACAGCGTTCTGGACCTGTTGGCCCACATCAACTGGTGGAACCGCTGGATGCTCGACACCATCGAGATGGGTCAGGCGCAGCCGTACCCGGCCCACGCCGCCGACACCTGGCCCACGCACGGCGAGGACGACTGGGGCCGCACAAAGAACGAATTCTACGAACTGCTGGCCCGCATCGACGCCCACGCCGCGCGCCCTGATCTGGCCAATCCGGTCAACCATGAGGAGACGATTGGCGAACTGCTGGCCGATTTCGCGCTGCACACTGCCCATCATTTCGGACAGATCGTGACGGTGCGTCAGGCGCTGGGCGCGTGGCCCCCACCGGCAGGAGGCGATACCTGGTGAGCGAACAGCACAGCCCCAGAACGTCCGGGGCAGAGACCTTCGGGAAGGCGGTGGGCCACCTGTACCTGGGCGGCCCGGCCAACGTGTCGTGGGAGCAGGCGCTGGAGGGGCTGGAGGGCGGTGAGGCCGAGCGCACGCCAAACCATCTGCCGCACAGCGTCGCGCAGATCGTGGCGCACGTCCAGTTCTGGCAGGCGCATCTGCTAGCCACGCTGGATGGGCACCATCCGCAAATGCCCGAACACGCCGGAGACGGCTGGCCCCTGCCGGACGACTGGGTCACGCTACGCGCCACCTTTTTGCGCGACGCCGCCCGGCTGCGGGCCGTGGCCCGTGATCCCGAACGGTGCGCCGCGCCCGACAGCCGGGGCGTTCCCTTGGCGGCCATGCTGACCAACTACGCGGGCCACAGCGTCTATCACCTGGGGCAGGTCGTGACCGTCCGGCAGGCGCTGGAGCTGTGGCCGCCGCCGGGTGGTGGCGACACTTGGTAGGGCGCCAACGCGGGTTCGAGGTGGTGACGGACGCACACCGCCAGCACCCAGCCATGGAAATTCAACTTCCCAGCCGGGGGTCCAGGCACTCGGCCGGGTACGATCTGCACACGCCGACGGCTTTTATGCTCGTCCCAGGAGCCACGACGGTCATCGTCACCGACCTCAAGGCGTACATGCTCCCGGACGAGGTGCTGAGCGTGTTTCCGCGTTCGTCCGTGGGCCTGCGCGGCGTGATGCTCAGCAACACGGTGGGAATCGTGGACGCCGACTACTACGCCAACGCCGACAACGACGGCAATATCCGCCTGTCGCTTCACAACATCGGCCCTGAACCCTTTACCGCGCGGGCGGGAGACCGGATCGCGCAGGCCGTCTTCACGAGGTACCTGCTGGCCGACGGCGACGACTTCGCGGCTGGCCCCCAGCGTCAGGGCGGCCACGGCCACACCGGACGCTGAGGCGGCTGGCCCATTCAATTCGGGGCCGCTGCAAGTCTAGGATTGGCCCATGTCCAATGTCTTCTACCGTTCGCGCAAACCCTACCCGGTCGCCACACACGCTGAGGGCGTCTACCTCTTCGATGACAGCGGCAAGCGCTATCTGGACGGCAGCTCCGGCGCGCTCGTCGCCAACATCGGTCACGGGCGAACGGCGGTGGCTGACGCGATGGCGGCGCAGGCCCGTCGGCTGGCTTTCGTCCACGGCTCGCAGTTTTCGAGCGACGTGCTGGAGGAGTACGCCGCCCGGCTGGCCGCCTTTCTGGAACTCCCTGAGTTCCGCTTCTGGGCCGTGTCCGGCGGTTCAGAGGCCACCGAGAGTGCCATTAAGCTGGCGCGCCAGTACCACGCCGAACGCGGCGAGACTGGCCGCTACCGCGTGATCACGCGCCGCCCCAGCTACCACGGCGCGTCGCTGGGGGCGCTGGCGGCCTCGGGCATGGGCGCGCGGCGCGAACTGTACACGCCGCTGATGAATGAGGCGGCGTGGCCCAAACTCACCAAGCCTGACCCAGCCCTGTCCGGCGAACGTGACGCCGAACGCCTGCGCGCCCTGCTGGAGGAGGTGGGGCCGGACACGGTGGCCGCCTTCATGTGCGAGCCGGTGGTGGGGGCCTCGGACGCCGCTCTTGCGCCGAGCGCGGGCTACCACGCCCGAATCGCTGAAATCTGCCGCGAGTCCGGCGTGCTGTTCATCGCCGACGAGGTGATGTGCGGCATGGGCCGCTGCGGCGCGCCGCTGGCCGTGCGGCTGCATGACGAGGTGACGCCCGACATCGTGGTGCTGGGCAAGGGGCTGGCCGCCGGCTACGCCCCGCTGGCCGGATTGATGGCGAGCCCCGCCGTCCACGACACCGTGATGGGCGGCTCGGGGGCCTTCAAGCACGGCTTTACCTACGCGGGTCACCCGGTCAGCGTGGCGGCGGGCCTGAGCGTGCTGGCCATCGTGGAGGGTGAGGAGCTGGTCAGGGCGGCGAAGGAGCGCGGCGCGCAGCTCCTGGCAGGATTGGAGCAGTTGAAGGCGAAGTCTCCGCAGGTGCTGGAGGCGCGCGGTCACGGGCTGCTGCTGGGACTGGTGCTGGGCGATCCGGCCACCGGTCAGGCGTTTGGGACTCCGGGG
This is a stretch of genomic DNA from Deinococcus radiopugnans ATCC 19172. It encodes these proteins:
- a CDS encoding DUF4180 domain-containing protein: MTADQSPVIRSAHELGLSIHTPEDLNGVIGAAYGLDGLILTETDVSPEFFQLQSGLAGEAFQKFTNYRLRVALVLADPTAYGERFAELAHEHARHPLIRFVRSEAEARAWLSAP
- a CDS encoding DinB family protein — translated: MTHPGDRPNDDRSQRAQLALARLLPKLFRGGQAFVGVEASLSGLDAQTATRVPDRLPHSVLDLLAHINWWNRWMLDTIEMGQAQPYPAHAADTWPTHGEDDWGRTKNEFYELLARIDAHAARPDLANPVNHEETIGELLADFALHTAHHFGQIVTVRQALGAWPPPAGGDTW
- a CDS encoding DinB family protein, translated to MSEQHSPRTSGAETFGKAVGHLYLGGPANVSWEQALEGLEGGEAERTPNHLPHSVAQIVAHVQFWQAHLLATLDGHHPQMPEHAGDGWPLPDDWVTLRATFLRDAARLRAVARDPERCAAPDSRGVPLAAMLTNYAGHSVYHLGQVVTVRQALELWPPPGGGDTW
- a CDS encoding dCTP deaminase domain-containing protein; translation: MEIQLPSRGSRHSAGYDLHTPTAFMLVPGATTVIVTDLKAYMLPDEVLSVFPRSSVGLRGVMLSNTVGIVDADYYANADNDGNIRLSLHNIGPEPFTARAGDRIAQAVFTRYLLADGDDFAAGPQRQGGHGHTGR
- a CDS encoding aspartate aminotransferase family protein, with translation MSNVFYRSRKPYPVATHAEGVYLFDDSGKRYLDGSSGALVANIGHGRTAVADAMAAQARRLAFVHGSQFSSDVLEEYAARLAAFLELPEFRFWAVSGGSEATESAIKLARQYHAERGETGRYRVITRRPSYHGASLGALAASGMGARRELYTPLMNEAAWPKLTKPDPALSGERDAERLRALLEEVGPDTVAAFMCEPVVGASDAALAPSAGYHARIAEICRESGVLFIADEVMCGMGRCGAPLAVRLHDEVTPDIVVLGKGLAAGYAPLAGLMASPAVHDTVMGGSGAFKHGFTYAGHPVSVAAGLSVLAIVEGEELVRAAKERGAQLLAGLEQLKAKSPQVLEARGHGLLLGLVLGDPATGQAFGTPGLADRVAAAARARGLVTYPGSGAVDGVRGDHLLLGPPLSITAAEVDELLAALDAALADTQG